DNA from Metabacillus flavus:
TAAACGCATTGCCGAACAGATTCATCCACTGCAGCTTGTGAACATTGCAGATGAAGCGAAGGATGGAAATGTCGAGGTACCCATGCGTGCCTCAAGAGGAAGACTGACTGTTGCCGTATCTACAGGTGGATCAAGTCCTGCAATGGCCAAAGAAATCTGTTCAAACCTCATTGGCAGTATAGAAGATGAAACCTTTGAATTGCTTGAACAGAGTTACCATGAAAGACAAAAGCGTAAAACGAATCAAGAAATATGAGGGGGCTGTCCAATAACCCCTGCAAAGAGTGATTGAATCTAAACCCCCTGAAGCTTTGTGCATTCAGGGGGTTTTGGTTTTTACATAATATTTTCGAACAATTATTGTATAGGCTGATTGGAGCGGAAGGTGCGCGACTCCTGCGGGAGCAGCGGGACAGGTGAGATCCCGCAGGCGCTTGCGCCGCGGAGGCTCTCCGCCCGCCCAAGGATAAGCAAGCAGCCTGCAGCGGAAATCAGCCCAAACCAATCTACCTTTAAATGCGATCAGAGCTTTGAAAACGGACTATCTGGACAGCCCCCTTTTTTGACTGTTTCAATACTCAAGTTGACAAAATGGTAGAATTCCTGTATTATAAATTTATAAGTTCATATGAACTCCAAAGGGGAGTAGCAGTTCAAATAAAGTCGTCATTACGAGATTACCGTCTCCGGCTTTATTGGCAGCATAACGTTGTTTGCGAGACCTTTGCCAAATTGTTGGTAAAGGCATTTTTGTATTCAGGGCGCTTTTACCGGCATGGTAAAGGCGCCCTTTTGATTTTTATGATAATGAAAGGAATGGATAGCCATGAGAAAACCTGTCAGATATTCAATGGAAGAATTCATACGCAGAAATAAGCAGGAGCTGACAAGCAATGCTGATTTGATGGAAAAACTGGAAGAAAGAATTGAAGACCGTTATACGGTCGTATACCCAGGCAAAAGTAAAAAAAACACCCAATTTGCAGACCCCGATAGGAGAAGATAAAAATGATGAAAAAAATGATTGCTGCCATGACAGCTGCCGCACTGCTTTTTACCCCGGTAACAAACCTGATTCCAGATCAGGGTGTTAAAACCGTTGAAGCGAAAGGGTTTAAAAAGAGCGGGGGATTGGGAAACCGATCCTCCATTCTAGATAAAAAACCGCAGGTGAACAAATACAATAACAGTAAAAATTCCGCTGTTTCTAAAGCGAAGAACCGTTCACTCATGAAGGGACTGATAGCAGGCGGATTAGCTGGCCTTCTGTTCGGAAGCCTGCTTGCGAACATGGGGATTTTCGGTTCCATCATTGGATTTCTTATCAATTTGATTGGAATCTTTATCTTAATCTATGCAATCAGAAAAATTTATCAGCTGGTGAAGCGCAGCCGGGTACATCGTCATTAACAGAAAAAGGAGCAGGGCATAAGCCCAGCTCCTTTTTTGCATTCTTTATTGTTTTAGCCGTTTAACCAAATCCGGATCCGGCGTAACAAAAACGGTTTGCTGATGATCATAAATGACAAAACCGGGTTTTGAACCGCTTGGTTTTTTCACATGGCGGACAAGTGTAAAGTCAACTGGAACAGATCCAGAGCTTCTCGCCTTACTGTAATAGGAAGCAATATTTGCAGCTTCCATTATCGTGGCCTCAGCGGGATTTTTAGATTTGATGACGACGTGAGAGCCTGGTATGTCCTTCGTATGAAGCCATGTATCATCTCTCGCTGCAGCACGGTTGGTTA
Protein-coding regions in this window:
- a CDS encoding FbpB family small basic protein; translated protein: MRKPVRYSMEEFIRRNKQELTSNADLMEKLEERIEDRYTVVYPGKSKKNTQFADPDRRR
- a CDS encoding precorrin-2 dehydrogenase/sirohydrochlorin ferrochelatase family protein, yielding MIPLMIDFSEKPVLIAGGGKIAYRRLMVFLKEEAVITVISPEAVNEIRELHLSGRVQWIKRKIRKEDLKGFFLIIAATDDRMANKRIAEQIHPLQLVNIADEAKDGNVEVPMRASRGRLTVAVSTGGSSPAMAKEICSNLIGSIEDETFELLEQSYHERQKRKTNQEI